The Epilithonimonas zeae genome contains a region encoding:
- a CDS encoding TetR/AcrR family transcriptional regulator: MLTKAEKTKQFILETAAPLYNKKGISGVNIDNVLDETKLTKGCLYGHFENKDDLTEQVIELMLKKVSDKMYLAVSNAKTTKAKISAFLDFYKDPINTYISGGCPIFNTAVEVDDNFPVIKQKVATLFRVGQEGLSSILKEGIANGEYSTKLDPVVFAFKLVASVEGGIVMCRTMDTMKPMQSLIKNLKAELEQYAI; this comes from the coding sequence ATGTTGACCAAAGCAGAAAAGACTAAGCAATTTATTCTGGAAACAGCCGCACCTCTCTATAACAAAAAGGGTATCTCTGGTGTAAACATTGACAATGTGTTGGATGAAACAAAACTGACCAAAGGTTGTCTCTACGGTCACTTTGAAAATAAAGATGACCTTACTGAGCAAGTGATTGAATTGATGCTAAAGAAAGTGTCTGACAAAATGTATTTGGCAGTTTCAAATGCTAAAACAACCAAAGCGAAAATATCAGCCTTCTTGGATTTCTACAAAGACCCAATAAACACTTACATTTCAGGAGGTTGTCCAATTTTCAACACGGCCGTGGAAGTAGATGACAATTTCCCGGTCATCAAGCAAAAGGTTGCAACATTGTTCAGAGTCGGGCAAGAAGGACTTAGTTCTATCCTTAAAGAAGGCATTGCCAACGGCGAATATTCTACCAAACTCGACCCTGTTGTTTTTGCATTCAAACTTGTGGCATCTGTAGAAGGCGGTATTGTAATGTGCCGAACGATGGACACAATGAAACCGATGCAATCACTCATCAAAAATCTAAAAGCAGAATTAGAGCAATACGCGATTTAA
- a CDS encoding alkene reductase, protein MSNTISLFEPFQLNDLELENRMAMAPLTRSRSDNPEHTATELNAKYYSQRASAGLIITEGTVISEEAVGVINVPGIYSQAQIEGWKLTTSAVHEKGGKIFAQLWHTGANSHPDHHNGNAPLAPSAYNPNVEVFTPTGFKKSESSRAMSIDDIKQTISDFKQGAINAFEAGFDGVELHGANGYLLQQFFSKNSNLREDEYGGSIENRARILFEILDELKNVVNLSRVGIRLNPSLNGIMGISVDDETIEFYNYVVTKLNEYGLAYIHLIEPFTDVSNYQNAIQEVAKHFRKIYNGTIIINRGFNKETATKVLNDGDADLVSFGVPFLANPDLVERFKTDAPLNAPDQSTFYTPGEKGYTDYSFLSE, encoded by the coding sequence ATGAGTAATACAATATCATTATTTGAGCCTTTTCAACTCAACGATTTAGAATTAGAAAACAGAATGGCAATGGCACCATTAACCCGTAGCCGTTCCGACAACCCAGAACATACCGCCACAGAATTGAATGCAAAATATTACAGCCAACGTGCATCAGCAGGTCTTATTATTACAGAAGGAACTGTCATAAGTGAAGAAGCAGTTGGTGTTATCAACGTTCCGGGCATTTACAGCCAAGCACAAATTGAAGGTTGGAAACTCACCACCTCAGCCGTTCACGAGAAAGGAGGTAAAATCTTTGCTCAACTTTGGCATACGGGCGCCAACTCACATCCCGACCATCACAATGGCAACGCTCCTTTAGCACCATCTGCGTACAACCCGAATGTGGAAGTCTTCACTCCTACCGGATTCAAAAAAAGTGAAAGTTCTAGAGCTATGAGCATTGATGACATCAAACAAACGATTTCAGATTTCAAACAAGGTGCAATCAATGCTTTCGAAGCTGGTTTTGATGGTGTGGAATTACACGGTGCGAATGGCTATTTGCTACAGCAATTCTTCAGCAAAAACAGCAATCTGCGTGAGGATGAATATGGTGGTTCGATAGAAAATCGTGCAAGAATCCTATTCGAGATCTTGGATGAATTGAAAAATGTGGTAAATCTTAGCCGTGTAGGAATCCGCCTGAATCCTTCTTTAAACGGTATTATGGGAATCTCCGTAGATGACGAAACCATTGAATTTTATAATTATGTAGTTACTAAATTGAACGAATACGGTTTAGCCTACATTCACCTCATCGAACCATTTACGGATGTTTCAAATTATCAAAACGCAATACAGGAAGTTGCAAAACATTTCCGAAAAATATATAACGGGACCATCATCATCAACAGAGGATTCAACAAAGAAACAGCTACCAAAGTACTGAATGACGGCGATGCTGACCTTGTATCTTTCGGTGTTCCTTTCCTGGCAAATCCGGATCTGGTAGAGCGATTCAAAACTGATGCTCCTCTCAACGCTCCCGACCAAAGCACATTTTACACACCTGGCGAAAAAGGCTACACAGACTATTCATTTTTATCAGAATAA
- a CDS encoding SDR family oxidoreductase produces MKLKGKTILITGGASGIGLEAAKQFLAIGAKVIITGRTQSKLDAVKKAFPSIVTIQIDAGKEADAQSLFEQIKALGGIDILYNNAGVLVPPANLGIPNDKHLEGAAYEMEVNYLGVIRLNNLFLDMLNSRNEAAIINTTSILSITPSLIEATYSSSKTALAFYTISLREHLKIIGSKVKIFELIPPLVATEMTAERKDKKITPEKMIEGLINGLSKDQYTIRVGDAKIFSFINRFFPKIGFNIINPKQSHQLLKN; encoded by the coding sequence ATGAAATTAAAAGGAAAAACCATTTTGATCACAGGTGGCGCATCAGGAATTGGACTCGAAGCGGCGAAGCAATTTTTAGCAATTGGCGCCAAGGTGATCATTACAGGAAGAACCCAATCGAAACTGGATGCGGTGAAAAAAGCATTTCCATCTATCGTCACGATACAAATTGATGCCGGAAAAGAAGCTGATGCTCAATCTCTTTTTGAACAAATAAAAGCATTAGGAGGAATTGATATTTTATACAATAATGCAGGCGTCCTTGTGCCGCCTGCAAATCTCGGTATTCCAAATGATAAACATCTTGAAGGTGCAGCATACGAAATGGAAGTTAATTATCTGGGTGTCATCAGGCTGAATAATCTTTTTTTGGATATGCTAAACTCCAGAAATGAAGCTGCAATCATCAATACGACTTCGATATTGAGCATCACGCCTTCATTAATTGAGGCAACTTATTCTTCCTCTAAAACCGCATTGGCATTTTACACCATTTCGCTCCGGGAACATTTAAAGATCATTGGAAGCAAAGTGAAAATATTCGAATTGATCCCACCACTTGTTGCAACAGAAATGACCGCAGAAAGAAAAGATAAAAAAATAACGCCTGAAAAAATGATCGAAGGTCTCATCAATGGTTTGTCAAAAGACCAGTACACCATCCGAGTAGGTGACGCAAAAATTTTTAGCTTTATCAATAGATTCTTCCCGAAAATTGGCTTTAATATCATCAATCCAAAACAAAGTCATCAACTTTTAAAAAATTAA
- a CDS encoding cyclic nucleotide-binding domain-containing protein — MNHLLSKLKTYGDISKEAEELLKSKMVANTRKRGDFFIRKGQIATSIFILEKGAVRAFAEIDNKETTVWLGFEDLILGSILSTNFDQPASENIQF; from the coding sequence ATGAACCACCTGCTTTCAAAGCTTAAGACCTATGGTGATATTTCGAAAGAAGCAGAGGAATTGCTGAAAAGCAAAATGGTTGCAAACACAAGAAAAAGAGGAGATTTTTTTATCAGAAAAGGGCAGATCGCAACCAGTATCTTTATCTTGGAAAAGGGTGCCGTGAGAGCTTTTGCCGAAATTGATAATAAAGAAACAACAGTTTGGCTGGGCTTTGAAGATCTTATCTTAGGCTCGATACTGTCCACTAATTTCGATCAGCCTGCTTCTGAAAATATCCAATTTTAG
- a CDS encoding DUF1905 domain-containing protein, whose amino-acid sequence MDYIIKNEKLKLIYESGNGAWTYHLRIPNSEHIEGKWGEIKVSGSIDDYKLESRNLAPTKEGDKILSINNEIRTAINKKGGDTVNVSLYLISKKEEITEKEILDTFKESNVLDVFKKLSELEKKEILDNIISQKIEEKQITIIIKYIDQLSKTV is encoded by the coding sequence ATGGATTATATAATAAAAAATGAGAAACTCAAGCTCATCTATGAGTCAGGAAATGGCGCCTGGACCTATCACTTGCGTATTCCAAATTCAGAACATATCGAGGGAAAATGGGGTGAGATAAAAGTGTCAGGTTCAATTGATGATTATAAATTAGAATCGAGAAATCTTGCACCGACTAAAGAAGGAGACAAAATTCTTTCTATAAATAATGAGATAAGAACTGCCATCAACAAAAAAGGTGGAGATACAGTTAACGTTTCACTTTACCTCATTTCCAAAAAAGAGGAAATTACAGAAAAAGAAATTTTAGATACTTTTAAAGAATCAAATGTGTTAGATGTTTTCAAGAAACTCAGCGAATTGGAAAAAAAGGAGATTTTAGATAACATTATCTCACAAAAAATAGAAGAGAAACAAATCACGATAATTATCAAATATATAGACCAATTAAGTAAGACCGTTTAA
- a CDS encoding serine hydrolase, with protein MTVITSFPQVMSAQTTSDSIDLFIKEKMRQMKIPGLQLAVVKNGRLEKSSSYGFANVEHQVPTFSKTTFSINSMTKAFVGVAIMQLQEQGKLKTDDSISLYISDIPNDWKSITIKQLLSNTSGLPNNIDEKEQVLGNGIEDKNWEVVKTLPMESKPGERFSYNQTGYYMLGKIINKLSGKHFTQFIEENQFKPCHMISTQFGDSNDIVPNNAGAYSTITNIDGKWINDGKLHNAFATFPVFFRTATGIISTSEDLSKWLIALNDGKLLQNKNSVKELFTSVKLNDGHIDGFNKLTNGYALGWPTVVREEHPAAAPVGGMRSALFVYLNDDLSIVVLTNLQGSNPEWFIDEIAGFYFPDMKAKNGFGLSKNLKILRQKLIENKFQNAYKLYMKIKKINKDFKLSEEEINSWGYQLLEQEKKNEALQVFQLNTLLFPDSANVYDSYAETLESLGNRKEAIINYKKSLKLDPKNNNASNYLKDKNY; from the coding sequence ATGACAGTAATAACATCATTTCCACAAGTGATGTCTGCCCAAACTACTTCGGACAGTATTGATCTATTTATCAAAGAGAAGATGAGACAAATGAAGATTCCGGGACTTCAGCTCGCTGTTGTTAAAAATGGAAGACTAGAAAAATCAAGCAGCTATGGTTTTGCGAATGTAGAACATCAGGTTCCGACCTTTTCAAAAACGACCTTTTCGATCAACTCTATGACAAAAGCCTTTGTTGGTGTTGCGATTATGCAATTACAGGAACAAGGGAAATTAAAAACAGATGATTCTATTTCTCTGTACATTTCTGATATTCCTAATGATTGGAAATCCATTACGATTAAACAATTGTTAAGTAATACATCCGGACTTCCTAATAATATTGATGAAAAAGAACAAGTTCTAGGCAACGGTATTGAAGATAAAAACTGGGAAGTGGTAAAGACATTGCCTATGGAATCCAAACCTGGAGAGAGATTTAGTTACAACCAAACCGGATATTATATGCTAGGCAAAATCATTAACAAATTGAGTGGTAAACATTTCACCCAATTCATTGAAGAAAACCAATTCAAGCCTTGTCATATGATTTCTACACAGTTTGGAGACTCCAACGATATCGTACCGAATAATGCTGGTGCTTATTCTACGATTACCAACATCGATGGAAAGTGGATTAATGATGGAAAACTACACAATGCTTTTGCAACCTTTCCCGTATTCTTCAGAACTGCGACAGGAATTATTTCCACTTCAGAAGATTTAAGCAAATGGCTTATCGCCTTAAATGACGGAAAACTATTACAGAATAAAAATAGCGTAAAAGAGCTTTTCACTTCCGTAAAATTAAATGATGGACATATCGATGGTTTTAATAAACTCACCAATGGATATGCGCTAGGCTGGCCAACTGTTGTGAGGGAAGAACATCCTGCTGCAGCTCCTGTTGGCGGGATGCGCTCAGCATTATTTGTATATCTCAATGATGATCTTTCAATCGTTGTTTTAACTAATCTTCAAGGCTCCAATCCTGAATGGTTTATTGACGAAATTGCAGGTTTTTACTTTCCCGATATGAAAGCTAAAAATGGTTTCGGTCTTAGTAAAAATCTAAAAATACTCCGCCAAAAACTCATTGAAAATAAATTTCAAAACGCTTATAAACTTTATATGAAAATTAAAAAAATCAACAAAGATTTTAAACTTTCTGAAGAAGAAATCAATTCCTGGGGCTATCAACTTTTAGAACAAGAAAAGAAAAATGAAGCATTGCAGGTTTTCCAACTAAATACCTTGTTGTTCCCTGATAGTGCAAATGTTTATGATAGTTATGCTGAGACATTGGAATCACTGGGCAATCGTAAAGAAGCGATCATCAATTATAAAAAATCTCTCAAACTCGATCCTAAAAACAACAATGCCAGTAACTACTTAAAGGATAAAAATTATTAA
- a CDS encoding SDR family oxidoreductase, whose product MKTIGNTIFISGGSAGIGFAIAKKLSDSGNQIIINGRNEARLQNALKELDNAVAIAGDLSLEADRIRIADKLKTNHPNLNIIINNAGSAFMNDLSNSENNAAEKAYQEINTNYISVIHFTSLVLPQLLEQEDSAIVNISSIAVFRSNKFLPTYSASKAALHSYTQGLRDTFADNDKLNVYEVYPPLVNTEFSAEIGGANGIPASEVADELFLALEKDQFEVPVGDTKNIHNLINPITEQIPH is encoded by the coding sequence ATGAAAACAATAGGAAATACCATATTCATCAGTGGCGGAAGTGCCGGAATTGGATTTGCAATTGCCAAAAAACTAAGTGATTCAGGCAATCAAATCATCATTAATGGAAGAAATGAAGCGCGTCTTCAAAATGCCTTAAAAGAATTGGATAATGCCGTTGCTATCGCAGGTGATCTATCTTTGGAAGCAGACCGAATCCGAATCGCAGACAAACTCAAAACCAATCATCCGAATCTGAATATCATCATCAACAATGCCGGTTCTGCATTTATGAATGACCTCAGCAACAGTGAAAACAACGCTGCTGAAAAAGCATATCAGGAAATCAACACCAATTACATCAGCGTGATTCATTTCACTTCGTTGGTTTTGCCACAATTATTAGAACAAGAAGATTCGGCAATCGTCAACATTTCTTCGATTGCTGTTTTCAGGTCAAACAAATTTTTGCCCACCTACTCTGCCAGCAAAGCCGCGCTCCACAGTTACACCCAAGGATTGCGGGATACTTTTGCAGACAATGACAAATTGAATGTTTATGAAGTTTATCCGCCATTGGTCAATACAGAATTTTCAGCAGAAATTGGTGGCGCTAATGGAATTCCAGCTTCTGAAGTTGCAGATGAGTTGTTTTTAGCTTTAGAAAAAGATCAGTTCGAAGTTCCGGTTGGCGATACGAAAAACATCCATAATTTGATAAATCCGATCACAGAGCAGATTCCTCATTAA
- a CDS encoding pyridoxamine 5'-phosphate oxidase family protein codes for MKKASLKTIAERMKNLDFRMMVTQDGQQVSYSRPMSNNGKVEYDGDSWFFTYEDGHKVDQIKKNQHVNLIYQTDDMLFIECTGNGEILKDKNMLKEKWVEGLDQWFPEGIDTPGICLIKVRASRVRFWHKEEEGEYIA; via the coding sequence ATGAAAAAAGCATCTTTGAAAACCATTGCAGAAAGAATGAAGAATCTCGATTTCCGTATGATGGTCACGCAAGACGGACAACAGGTCTCTTATTCAAGGCCTATGAGCAACAACGGTAAAGTTGAGTATGACGGAGACTCTTGGTTCTTCACCTATGAGGATGGTCATAAAGTCGACCAGATTAAGAAAAATCAGCATGTCAATCTTATATACCAGACTGATGATATGTTATTTATCGAATGTACCGGTAACGGTGAGATTTTAAAAGATAAAAATATGCTTAAAGAAAAATGGGTTGAAGGCCTCGACCAATGGTTTCCGGAAGGCATCGATACTCCTGGTATCTGTCTGATCAAAGTGCGAGCAAGCAGGGTGCGATTCTGGCATAAAGAGGAAGAAGGTGAATACATTGCATAA
- a CDS encoding NADP-dependent oxidoreductase, translating to MKAFLINNYTKDGLHLADVPAPKVGDNDVLVEVHSASINLLDSKIKKGEFKLFLPYKFPLILGHDVAGIVTQVGKNVKKFKVGDEIYSRVSDFHIGTFAEYISINEKDIAFKPKNLTMEESASIPLVALTAWQALAEKANLEKGQKVFIQAGSGGVGTVAIQLAKHLGANVATTASEKSFKLLKNLGADVLIDYKTQDFETMLKDYDVVLNSQDNKTLEKSINILKPNGQVISISGPPTPDFAKEMGLPWYLKIVMSLLSFSIRGKAKKRKIDYSFLFMKANGNQLENIAKLIEADIIKPVIDKIYPFEQTNEALEYVESGRAKGKVVIKIK from the coding sequence ATGAAAGCTTTCCTCATCAACAATTACACGAAAGATGGGCTGCATCTTGCAGATGTTCCTGCGCCAAAAGTCGGTGACAATGACGTTTTGGTAGAAGTTCATTCTGCCAGCATCAATCTTTTGGATTCAAAAATCAAAAAGGGTGAATTCAAATTATTTTTACCTTACAAATTTCCATTGATCTTAGGACACGATGTTGCAGGAATCGTCACGCAAGTTGGAAAAAATGTCAAAAAATTCAAGGTGGGTGACGAGATTTATTCAAGAGTTTCAGATTTTCACATCGGAACTTTTGCGGAGTATATTTCCATTAATGAAAAAGATATCGCCTTTAAACCAAAAAACCTGACGATGGAAGAATCCGCCTCAATTCCTTTGGTAGCGCTGACTGCTTGGCAAGCATTGGCTGAAAAAGCAAATTTGGAAAAGGGACAAAAAGTCTTTATCCAGGCCGGTTCAGGTGGCGTGGGAACTGTAGCGATTCAATTGGCAAAACATCTTGGAGCAAATGTAGCAACGACCGCGAGTGAAAAAAGTTTTAAACTTTTGAAGAATCTGGGAGCAGATGTTTTGATTGATTACAAAACGCAGGATTTCGAAACGATGCTTAAAGATTATGATGTCGTACTCAACAGTCAGGATAATAAGACATTAGAAAAATCAATCAACATTCTTAAACCAAACGGTCAAGTGATTTCTATTTCAGGTCCGCCAACTCCCGATTTTGCTAAAGAAATGGGATTACCTTGGTATTTAAAGATTGTTATGTCATTGTTAAGTTTCAGCATCAGAGGGAAAGCCAAAAAGCGAAAAATCGACTACTCTTTTCTTTTTATGAAAGCCAACGGAAATCAATTGGAAAACATCGCAAAACTTATCGAAGCTGACATCATCAAACCTGTTATTGACAAAATCTACCCTTTCGAACAAACCAATGAAGCGTTGGAATATGTTGAAAGTGGCCGTGCGAAAGGAAAGGTTGTTATAAAAATTAAGTAA